A single window of Nicotiana tomentosiformis chromosome 1, ASM39032v3, whole genome shotgun sequence DNA harbors:
- the LOC104117448 gene encoding pentatricopeptide repeat-containing protein At3g61520, mitochondrial, whose product MKLPATTKSLLHLPTRTKTGTIIGLRYFSGELDDPHKPLPPPQPVSEIVSLLNTTDHNDWNSKPQLVEFLHTPPFPTSLLKITRQLGSTEKALQFFEFFKSHSSSSSSSPSSLSFTFQAILEQAMREEISDVPSKLYQLFSFAKDREIPLSINAATLLIRCFGRAKMLEESIAVFNALDPESRNTNVVNLLLDCLFRGGNIDDGFKVLDEMLDRDSSFPPNESTMDIILSAIWKRNWVGRRMSVEEICGLVVRFFEHGVFLDDVWLTKLITNFCRSGKCNKAWDLLHDMMRLGGQAEAVSFNALLSGLGRERDFEKMNLLMNEMKGKEIKPDVVTFGILINHLCKSYKVDEAMQVFEKMGGSESDGILVKPDLVLYNTLIDGLCKVGRQEEGFKLMEKMRLESGYEPNTVTYNCLIDGFCKAGEIERSYELFDQMKKGGVVPNVITLNTLLDGMCKHGRVNSGIELFAEMQGKGVKGNAITYTILITSFCSVNNIDKAMNLFNEMSENGCFPDAKVYYSLILGLCQARRTNDASCVASKAKEAGFGLDIICYNALIGGFCRKNKIDEAHNMLRDMEEAGIKPDRYTYNTLISYFSQKEQFATAHRVMKRMIDDGYLPNVVTYGALIHAYCLAGNVDEAMKIFQNMSSSTNVPPNTVIYNTLIDALCKSDKVEAGISLLGDMKDKGVRPNTITYNAIFKGLQERNWVEKAFQIMDQMTENACNPDYITMEVLTQWLSAIGETEKLRSFLEGYEVSTSTA is encoded by the coding sequence ATGAAACTCCCAGCTACAACAAAATCCCTCCTTCATCTTCCTACACGGACTAAAACAGGCACTATTATCGGACTGAGATACTTCTCCGGCGAGCTCGACGATCCACATAAACCTCTTCCGCCGCCGCAGCCAGTCTCCGAAATAGTGTCCCTCCTCAACACTACCGATCACAATGACTGGAATTCCAAACCACAGCTTGTTGAATTTCTTCACACCCCTCCTTTCCCAACTTCCCTTCTCAAAATCACCCGTCAATTGGGATCCACTGAAAAAGCTTTACAGTTCTTTGAATTCTTTAAAAGCCATAGCTCCAGTTCATCATCAAGCCCTTCTTCTCTTTCCTTCACATTTCAAGCTATTCTTGAACAAGCAATGCGTGAAGAAATATCTGACGTACCCAGTAAGCTTTACCAGCTTTTTTCCTTTGCTAAAGATAGAGAAATCCCTTTATCCATTAATGCTGCGACTCTTCTTATAAGATGCTTTGGCCGAGCCAAAATGCTTGAGGAATCGATAGCCGTGTTCAATGCACTAGACCCTGAATCAAGAAACACAAATGTGGTTAATTTGCTGTTAGATTGCTTGTTTCGTGGAGGGAATATCGATGATGGGTTCAAGGTGCTCGACGAAATGCTCGATAGGGACAGTAGTTTCCCGCCGAATGAGAGTACGATGGATATTATTTTATCTGCTATTTGGAAGAGGAATTGGGTTGGGAGGAGGATGAGTGTGGAGGAAATTTGTGGACTTGTTGTTAGATTCTTCGAACATGGTGTGTTCTTGGATGATGTGTGGCTTACTAAATTGATTACCAACTTTTGTCGAAGCGGGAAGTGTAACAAGGCTTGGGACCTTTTGCATGATATGATGAGGTTGGGTGGTCAGGCGGAAGCTGTTTCATTTAATGCCCTTTTGAGTGGGTTAGGTAGGGAGCGTGATTTTGAAAAGATGAATTTGCTTATGAATGAGATGAAGGGAAAGGAAATTAAACCAGATGTTGTGACATTTGGGATTCTCATCAATCATTTATGCAAAAGTTACAAGGTCGATGAGGCAATGCAGGTGTTTGAGAAGATGGGAGGCAGTGAAAGTGATGGCATTCTTGTTAAGCCAGACCTTGTTCTCTACAATACATTGATTGATGGGCTTTGTAAGGTAGGGAGGCAAGAAGAAGGGTTTAAGTTGATGGAAAAGATGAGGCTGGAGAGTGGATATGAACCTAATACTGTTACCTATAATTGCTTGATAGATGGTTTCTGCAAAGCAGGCGAGATTGAGAGGTCATACGAGCTTTTTGACCAGATGAAAAAGGGCGGGGTTGTGCCAAATGTGATTACTCTGAATACTTTGCTTGATGGAATGTGCAAGCATGGGAGAGTTAACAGTGGTATAGAGCTTTTTGCTGAGATGCAAGGGAAAGGTGTAAAGGGGAATGCGATCACTTACACCATCCTCATTACTTCTTTTTGTAGTGTCAACAATATTGACAAAGCAATGAATTTATTTAATGAAATGTCAGAAAATGGGTGCTTCCCTGATGCCAAAGTGTACTACAGTTTGATTTTGGGCCTTTGCCAGGCTCGAAGAACGAATGATGCTTCCTGTGTCGCTTCAAAGGCGAAAGAAGCTGGGTTTGGATTGGATATTATCTGCTATAATGCTCTGATTGGGGGATTTTGCAGGAAAAATAAGATTGATGAAGCTCATAATATGCTTAGAGACATGGAGGAGGCAGGTATCAAACCTGATCGCTACACCTACAACACTTTGATATCATATTTCAGCCAGAAGGAGCAATTTGCAACTGCCCATAGAGTTATGAAGAGGATGATTGATGATGGTTATTTGCCTAATGTTGTTACATATGGAGCACTAATTCATGCATATTGTTTAGCTGGAAATGTTGATGAAGCTATGAAAATATTCCAGAATATGAGTTCTTCTACAAATGTGCCACCAAACACTGTCATATACAATACTTTGATCGACGCTCTCTGCAAGAGTGACAAAGTAGAAGCTGGTATTTCTTTGTTGGGTGATATGAAGGACAAAGGGGTAAGACCAAATACCATCACATACAATGCCATCTTTAAAGGCCTTCAGGAGAGGAATTGGGTGGAAAAGGCATTTCAAATAATGGACCAAATGACTGAAAATGCATGTAATCCTGACTACATTACCATGGAAGTCCTAACTCAATGGCTTTCTGCCATTGGTGAAACAGAAAAATTGCGAAGCTTTCTGGAGGGATATGAGGTTTCTACTTCAACAGCCTAA
- the LOC104117457 gene encoding WRKY transcription factor 22-like, with translation MEDDWDLHAVVRGCAASSTAATTTATTNSAATTTFCSFQPRQDGNFFSFQDPFVPRFDNPNNTAFEELHNLYKPFFPKSQPQQQPPLSPQNIPISPLSVIGGLQDLSPQQTLIKQQQQQYIHQLNTRVLTQPKQSLSVNGSANSTTSVPHTQSPRPKRRKNQLKKVCQVPAEGLSSDMWSWRKYGQKPIKGSPYPRGYYRCSTSKGCLARKQVERNRSDPNMFIVTYTSEHNHPMPTHRNSLAGSTRQKPVNSEAGTPSDSNKPTSSSPVSSPACHSPATEKQESSKEDKEDIFEDDDDEFGSSNTGLDNMEPADDDFFEGLEELAANATGDCFPDNFPGSVQFPWLTNSATTTAAGGV, from the exons ATGGAGGATGATTGGGATCTACATGCGGTGGTCAGGGGCTGCGCCGCTAGTTCTACCGCCGCAACCACCACCGCTACCACCAACAGCGCCGCCACTACTACTTTTTGCAGCTTCCAACCAAGGCAAGATGGAAACTTTTTTAGCTTTCAAGATCCGTTTGTGCCAAGATTTGACAACCCTAACAATACTGCTTTTGAAGAGTTGCATAATCTTTACAagcctttcttccccaaatctcAACCACAACAACAGCCACCTCTTTCTCCTCAAAATATACCTATTTCACCCCTCTCTGTTATTGGAGGACTACAAGATCTATCACCCCAACAAACACTAATaaaacagcagcaacaacaatatATTCATCAGCTAAACACAAGAGTACTAACACAACCCAAGCAGTCTCTGTCTGTAAATGGTTCCGCAAATAGTACAACTAGTGTTCCACATACTCAAAGCCCAAGACCTAAAAGAAG GAAAAACCAATTGAAGAAGGTATGTCAAGTACCAGCTGAAGGTTTATCTTCTGACATGTGGTCTTGGAGAAAGTATGGACAAAAACCCATCAAAGGCTCTCCATACCCAAG GGGATATTACAGGTGTAGCACCTCAAAGGGTTGTTTAGCCCGGAAACAGGTGGAGCGAAATAGATCCGACCCGAATATGTTCATTGTCACCTACACATCAGAGCACAACCACCCTATGCCAACTCACCGGAACTCTCTCGCCGGAAGTACCCGACAGAAGCCGGTGAACTCCGAAGCTGGCACACCAAGTGACTCTAACAAACCAACTAGCTCATCGCCGGTATCTTCGCCGGCGTGCCATTCTCCGGCAACGGAGAAGCAAGAAAGCAGCAAGGAAGATAAAGAGGATATTTTCGAAGACGATGATGATGAATTTGGCAGTTCTAATACGGGATTAGATAACATGGAACCTGCAGATGATGACTTTTTTGAGGGGTTAGAAGAACTCGCCGCTAATGCCACAGGAGATTGTTTCCCCGATAACTTTCCGGGGTCTGTGCAATTTCCTTGGCTGACAAATAGTGCCACAACCACCGCAGCAGGCGGTGTTTGA